One segment of Herbaspirillum hiltneri N3 DNA contains the following:
- the copD gene encoding copper homeostasis membrane protein CopD — MDWMTVLVRFALYLDLMLVFGLPLFQLHALRRPERSSALGKRFSALTAGAAVIGMALSVASMFLMAKAMTGAADVSAIERHVFGMMLTDTSFGMAWCLRMAMLLICVSAALLSNRWPSAGAGLMSAAGGAALATLSWAGHGAMDEGARGQVHLMADIIHLLAAGGWVGALAAFILMLARPSGDDPARLSLLSRTLNGFALTGTVIVGSLVITGVLNYWLIVGPTVTGLLSSAYGQLLIAKLGLFTLMLALAAANRYRLAPLLERAHVSGEHGEAIAALRRSLFLETGCAFLILALVAWLGTLGPMTE, encoded by the coding sequence ATGGACTGGATGACCGTGCTGGTGCGCTTTGCGCTGTATCTGGACCTGATGCTTGTCTTCGGCCTGCCGCTGTTTCAGCTGCATGCGTTGCGCCGGCCTGAACGTTCATCCGCCTTGGGCAAGAGGTTCTCTGCGTTGACCGCAGGTGCAGCCGTTATCGGCATGGCGCTGTCGGTCGCCAGCATGTTCCTGATGGCCAAGGCGATGACCGGCGCCGCCGATGTCAGCGCGATTGAACGCCACGTGTTCGGGATGATGCTGACGGACACGTCCTTCGGCATGGCGTGGTGCTTGCGCATGGCCATGCTGCTGATTTGCGTATCGGCAGCGTTGCTGTCGAACCGGTGGCCGAGCGCCGGCGCAGGCCTGATGAGCGCTGCCGGCGGAGCAGCCTTGGCGACGCTTTCCTGGGCCGGCCACGGCGCGATGGACGAAGGCGCCCGGGGACAAGTCCACTTGATGGCGGACATCATCCACCTGCTGGCAGCCGGCGGCTGGGTAGGTGCACTGGCCGCATTCATCCTGATGCTGGCGCGGCCTTCCGGCGACGACCCCGCCCGCCTGTCGCTGCTGAGCCGCACGCTCAATGGCTTCGCCCTGACGGGCACCGTCATCGTCGGATCGCTGGTGATCACTGGTGTCCTGAACTACTGGCTGATCGTCGGTCCCACCGTCACCGGCTTATTGTCCTCAGCCTATGGGCAACTGCTGATCGCCAAGCTGGGCCTGTTCACCCTGATGCTGGCCCTGGCTGCAGCGAACCGCTACCGGCTGGCGCCTTTGCTCGAACGGGCGCATGTCTCCGGAGAGCACGGCGAAGCGATCGCGGCATTGCGAAGAAGCCTGTTCCTCGAGACCGGCTGCGCTTTCCTGATACTTGCACTCGTTGCCTGGCTCGGAACCCTGGGACCGATGACAGAATGA
- a CDS encoding ATP-binding protein, translating into MTFSVLQWPRTLFARLALILCVGLVLAQTLSFWLTLTERDQATTNVMMGYIEREAASSVALLDHLPPAERPQWLPRLARRSYEFILGPGITGTPPDARLSRMVAKSIADGIGTEYALTVNAVPGDKERMQVHLKLSDGTPLTIDMRPMSGVPLSPWLPLVLALQLIVLAACCWLAVRLATRPLHALAVAADTLGPDLKAARLPEDGPSEVARASKAFNAMQDRIATYMTERMQILAAISHDLQTPITRMRLRVDVMDESPQHAKLQQDLQEMETLVKEGVTYARTLHGAAEAPCRIDPDALLDSLVCDYVDAGKEVSLHGAIGTALVTRPQALKRILGNLVDNALKFGGAAELEVSAQADGAVTIAVLDRGPGIPADSLEAVFEPFVRLEASRNRNTGGTGLGLAIARQLTLAMDAKLSLHNRTGGGLEARLMLTAPR; encoded by the coding sequence ATGACATTTTCCGTACTGCAGTGGCCGCGCACGCTGTTCGCCCGGCTGGCGCTGATCCTGTGCGTCGGCCTGGTGTTGGCGCAGACGCTGTCGTTCTGGCTGACGCTGACCGAGCGCGACCAGGCCACCACCAACGTCATGATGGGCTACATCGAACGCGAAGCGGCCAGTTCCGTGGCGCTGCTCGACCATTTGCCACCCGCCGAGCGTCCGCAATGGCTGCCGCGCCTGGCACGCCGCAGCTATGAATTTATCCTGGGTCCCGGCATCACCGGCACGCCGCCCGATGCGCGCCTGTCCAGGATGGTGGCGAAGTCGATCGCCGACGGCATCGGCACCGAATACGCGCTGACCGTCAACGCCGTACCCGGCGACAAGGAGCGCATGCAGGTGCATCTCAAGCTCTCCGACGGCACGCCGCTGACCATCGACATGCGGCCGATGTCGGGCGTGCCGCTGTCGCCTTGGCTGCCGCTGGTGCTGGCCCTGCAGCTGATCGTGCTGGCCGCGTGCTGCTGGCTGGCGGTGCGCCTGGCGACGCGGCCGCTGCATGCGCTGGCGGTCGCGGCCGACACGCTCGGCCCCGATCTCAAGGCGGCGCGCTTGCCCGAGGACGGCCCCTCGGAAGTTGCCCGCGCGTCCAAAGCCTTTAACGCCATGCAGGACCGTATCGCCACCTACATGACCGAGCGCATGCAGATCCTGGCGGCGATTTCGCATGACTTGCAGACGCCGATCACACGCATGCGCCTGCGCGTGGACGTGATGGACGAGAGCCCGCAGCACGCCAAGCTGCAGCAGGATCTGCAAGAAATGGAAACCCTGGTCAAGGAGGGCGTAACCTACGCGCGCACGTTGCACGGCGCGGCTGAAGCGCCGTGCCGCATCGATCCGGACGCCTTGCTCGACAGCCTGGTATGCGACTACGTCGATGCCGGCAAGGAGGTGTCCTTGCACGGCGCCATCGGCACGGCGCTGGTGACGCGTCCGCAGGCCTTGAAGCGCATCCTCGGCAACCTGGTCGATAACGCACTCAAGTTCGGCGGGGCGGCCGAGCTTGAGGTCAGCGCGCAAGCCGATGGCGCCGTGACCATCGCCGTGCTCGATCGCGGTCCCGGGATTCCTGCCGATTCGCTGGAAGCGGTGTTCGAGCCGTTCGTGCGGCTGGAGGCGTCACGCAACCGCAATACCGGCGGCACCGGTCTGGGGCTGGCGATTGCGCGTCAACTGACGCTGGCGATGGATGCGAAGTTGTCGCTGCATAATCGCACCGGCGGCGGACTGGAAGCGCGCCTCATGTTGACGGCGCCGCGCTGA
- a CDS encoding MarR family winged helix-turn-helix transcriptional regulator, giving the protein MSRISRTAKPSSLQSSAPKLSDFLCFAIYSANLAFGKAYKPILDELGLTYTQYIAVIALWEEDNQTVSGLGEKLFLESNTLTPILKKLEAMGYLSRRRDAGDERQVRVGLTEAGRRLREKALDINLVDACGLGEEEFVKVQNAVATLRDNLIKATRARG; this is encoded by the coding sequence ATGTCCCGTATTTCCCGCACCGCCAAGCCGTCTTCCCTTCAATCCTCCGCGCCGAAGCTGTCCGATTTCCTGTGCTTCGCGATCTATTCCGCCAACCTCGCGTTCGGCAAGGCGTACAAGCCCATCCTCGACGAGCTCGGCCTGACTTATACGCAATACATCGCAGTCATTGCGTTGTGGGAGGAGGACAACCAGACCGTCAGCGGTCTCGGGGAAAAATTGTTCCTCGAGTCGAACACGCTCACGCCGATTCTCAAGAAGCTGGAGGCGATGGGCTACCTCAGCCGCCGGCGCGATGCCGGCGACGAACGCCAGGTGCGCGTGGGCCTGACCGAGGCCGGCCGCCGGCTGCGTGAAAAAGCGCTCGACATCAATCTGGTCGACGCCTGCGGACTGGGCGAGGAAGAATTCGTCAAAGTCCAGAACGCCGTGGCGACGCTGCGCGACAACCTGATCAAGGCGACCCGGGCGCGCGGCTGA
- the copC gene encoding copper homeostasis periplasmic binding protein CopC, producing the protein MSYPSFIAKTAATVAAMAFATAAFAHPKLLGSTPEDNATVSAPEKIELHFSENLSKQFSGASLMMTSMPGMNHASPMKMAAKVSGSDDPKTMVITPGQPLMPGVYSIEWRAVSSDTHPITGKISFTVK; encoded by the coding sequence ATGTCTTACCCGTCCTTCATCGCCAAAACAGCAGCCACCGTTGCCGCCATGGCCTTCGCCACAGCAGCCTTTGCCCATCCGAAGCTCCTCGGTTCCACGCCCGAGGACAATGCGACGGTGAGCGCCCCGGAAAAGATCGAACTTCATTTCTCGGAAAATCTTTCGAAGCAGTTTTCCGGCGCGAGCCTGATGATGACCAGCATGCCCGGGATGAACCACGCTTCGCCCATGAAAATGGCCGCCAAGGTGTCGGGCTCGGATGATCCGAAGACCATGGTCATCACTCCCGGACAGCCGTTGATGCCCGGCGTGTACAGCATCGAATGGCGTGCGGTGTCTTCGGATACCCACCCGATTACCGGCAAGATCTCTTTCACGGTGAAATGA
- a CDS encoding response regulator, producing the protein MENQDHILIVDDDRGIRELLAAYLEKNGMRVSLAANGRQMRAVLEQGAPDLIVLDLMLPGEDGLVLCRELRVGKFKAVPVLMLTARSEETDRIVGLEMGADDYLTKPFAVRELMARIRSVLRRARMLPPNMQVTEAVQMLGFGDWRLDTTARHLLDQDGTMVALSGAEYRLLRVFLDHPQRVLTRDQLLNLTQGRASDPFDRSIDLLVSRLRQRLLDGAREPRYIKTLRNEGYVFSATVTLIEGEQ; encoded by the coding sequence ATGGAAAACCAAGACCACATCCTGATCGTCGACGACGACCGCGGCATCCGCGAACTGCTGGCCGCCTACCTGGAAAAGAACGGCATGCGCGTGTCGCTGGCCGCCAACGGACGCCAGATGCGTGCGGTGCTGGAGCAGGGCGCGCCGGACCTGATCGTGCTCGACCTGATGCTGCCCGGCGAAGACGGCCTGGTGCTGTGCCGCGAATTGCGGGTCGGCAAATTCAAGGCCGTGCCGGTGCTGATGCTGACCGCGCGCAGTGAAGAAACCGACCGTATCGTCGGCCTTGAAATGGGCGCCGACGACTATCTCACCAAGCCGTTCGCGGTGCGCGAGCTGATGGCGCGCATCCGTTCGGTGCTGCGCCGCGCCCGCATGCTGCCGCCCAACATGCAGGTCACGGAAGCGGTGCAGATGCTCGGTTTCGGCGACTGGCGGCTGGACACCACCGCGCGTCACCTGCTCGACCAGGACGGCACCATGGTGGCGCTGAGCGGCGCCGAATACCGGCTGCTGCGCGTGTTCCTCGATCATCCGCAACGCGTACTCACGCGCGACCAGTTGCTCAACCTCACCCAGGGGCGCGCGTCGGATCCGTTCGACCGTTCCATCGACCTGCTGGTGAGCCGCCTGCGCCAGCGTCTGCTGGACGGTGCGCGCGAGCCGCGCTACATCAAGACGCTGCGCAACGAGGGCTATGTGTTCTCCGCCACCGTCACCCTGATCGAAGGCGAGCAATGA
- a CDS encoding copper resistance system multicopper oxidase has translation MSNSSSLLNSRRRFVKGLAAGGVLLGLSSQALQAVAQAAETPASPSAAPVLTGNVFDLVIAESPVNFTGRQSVATTINGSLPGPTLRWKEGDMVTINVTNKLREHTSIHWHGIILPFQMDGVPGISFAGIAPGETFTYKFKVQQSGTYWYHSHSGMQEQTGMYGAIIIDPNGAGRSRGQGKNQADREHVLLLSDWMDEDPMSVLAKLKKQGDFYNLNRLTAGDFVRDARKDGIKAAMDKRSMWNEMRMNPTDLGDLSAAALTYLANGVTPAGNWTALFKPGEKVRLRCINGSGNTFYDVRIPGLKLKVIQVDGVDIEPVSVDEFRFGPGETCDVIVEPKDDAYTVFAQTMERTGYARGTLATRAGLAAAVPAVDKPEWLGMGDMMGDMSSMGGMDHGAMGHMGHMNHGAMGNMSSMSGMETMDSMDSMDGKAAMQPMQQMQSTPKMDHSGHQPVPPNPLKVPSKKARHASTEYGPGTDARVDSARTNLDDPGVGLRNNGRRVLTLADMHTIGGPLDERGPEREVELHLTGNMERYAWSLDGLEFGKSTPVHFRYGERLRVILHNDTMMTHPMHLHGLWSELETPDGDFLARRHTIPVQPAQRISFLVTADALGRWAWHCHFAYHMDMGMFREVVVS, from the coding sequence ATGTCGAACTCATCATCCCTTCTGAACTCCCGCCGCCGCTTTGTAAAGGGCCTGGCCGCCGGAGGCGTGCTTTTGGGATTGTCGTCGCAGGCCCTGCAGGCGGTCGCCCAGGCCGCAGAAACGCCGGCCAGTCCCTCGGCGGCGCCGGTCCTGACGGGAAACGTGTTTGACCTGGTGATTGCGGAATCGCCGGTCAATTTCACCGGCCGGCAGAGCGTGGCCACGACGATCAACGGCTCGCTGCCGGGGCCGACGTTGCGCTGGAAAGAAGGCGACATGGTCACCATCAACGTCACAAACAAGCTTCGGGAACATACCTCCATCCACTGGCACGGCATCATCTTGCCGTTCCAGATGGATGGCGTGCCGGGCATCAGCTTTGCCGGCATTGCGCCGGGAGAGACCTTCACCTACAAATTCAAGGTGCAGCAAAGTGGGACCTATTGGTACCACTCCCATTCGGGCATGCAAGAGCAGACCGGGATGTACGGCGCCATCATCATCGATCCCAACGGCGCCGGAAGAAGCCGGGGTCAGGGCAAGAATCAAGCCGATCGGGAGCACGTGCTTCTGTTGTCGGACTGGATGGACGAGGACCCGATGTCGGTGCTCGCCAAACTCAAGAAGCAAGGAGATTTCTACAACCTGAACCGGCTGACGGCCGGCGATTTTGTCCGCGACGCGCGCAAGGACGGCATCAAGGCGGCCATGGACAAGCGTTCGATGTGGAACGAAATGCGCATGAATCCCACGGACCTGGGAGATCTGTCGGCGGCCGCCCTGACCTATCTCGCCAACGGCGTGACCCCGGCAGGCAACTGGACCGCACTGTTCAAGCCCGGCGAAAAAGTCCGCCTGCGCTGTATCAACGGATCCGGCAACACCTTCTATGACGTCCGGATTCCAGGACTGAAACTGAAGGTCATCCAGGTCGACGGCGTGGATATCGAGCCGGTCAGCGTGGATGAGTTCCGCTTTGGCCCGGGTGAAACCTGTGACGTGATCGTCGAGCCCAAGGACGACGCCTATACCGTGTTTGCCCAAACCATGGAGCGCACCGGCTACGCCCGGGGGACGCTGGCGACGCGCGCCGGCCTGGCAGCCGCGGTACCGGCAGTGGACAAGCCGGAATGGCTCGGCATGGGCGACATGATGGGTGACATGTCCTCAATGGGTGGCATGGATCACGGCGCCATGGGCCACATGGGCCACATGAACCACGGGGCGATGGGCAATATGTCGTCGATGTCCGGCATGGAGACCATGGACAGCATGGATTCCATGGACGGCAAGGCCGCCATGCAACCGATGCAGCAGATGCAATCGACACCGAAGATGGACCACAGCGGGCATCAGCCGGTGCCGCCCAATCCCTTGAAAGTCCCCAGCAAGAAGGCTCGCCACGCAAGCACTGAATACGGCCCCGGCACCGATGCCCGGGTCGACAGCGCCCGTACCAATCTGGATGATCCCGGCGTCGGATTGCGCAACAACGGCCGCCGGGTCCTTACCCTGGCGGACATGCACACCATTGGCGGTCCGCTCGACGAGCGCGGCCCCGAACGAGAAGTCGAGCTTCACCTGACCGGCAATATGGAGCGCTATGCCTGGTCGCTCGATGGCCTTGAGTTCGGCAAGTCGACTCCGGTCCATTTCCGCTACGGCGAACGCCTGCGCGTCATCTTGCACAACGACACGATGATGACCCACCCCATGCACCTGCACGGGCTTTGGAGCGAACTGGAGACGCCCGACGGGGATTTCCTCGCACGGCGCCACACGATTCCGGTGCAGCCGGCGCAGCGCATCAGCTTCCTTGTGACGGCGGACGCTTTGGGACGCTGGGCCTGGCACTGCCACTTCGCGTATCACATGGACATGGGCATGTTCCGCGAAGTCGTCGTCAGCTAA
- a CDS encoding DUF411 domain-containing protein, with the protein MKKFFVANLLALTALAAHAAGETITVYKDPDCGCCTAWAAHMTQAGYKLKQIDRKDMQAVKQRFGVPESLQSCHTAVIDATGQVLEGHVPAPVVSRLIADKSRSVKGLAVPGMSANSPGMGKMDGKLVTVDFAGKEYSRN; encoded by the coding sequence ATGAAAAAGTTCTTCGTCGCGAATCTTCTCGCGCTGACCGCCCTTGCGGCACATGCCGCCGGCGAGACCATCACCGTCTACAAAGACCCGGATTGCGGCTGCTGCACTGCCTGGGCCGCGCATATGACCCAGGCGGGCTACAAGCTGAAGCAGATTGACCGCAAAGACATGCAGGCGGTCAAACAGCGATTCGGCGTGCCTGAGTCGCTCCAGTCCTGTCATACCGCCGTGATCGACGCTACCGGGCAAGTGCTGGAAGGCCATGTTCCGGCGCCGGTCGTTTCAAGGCTCATTGCGGACAAATCCCGGTCAGTCAAAGGACTGGCGGTCCCGGGCATGTCCGCCAACTCCCCCGGGATGGGAAAGATGGATGGAAAGCTGGTGACCGTCGATTTTGCCGGCAAGGAATATTCCCGCAACTGA
- a CDS encoding GFA family protein, which translates to MTEKLYKGSCHCGAVRFEVRTALTPAGRCNCSLCRRKGALMTPMIDVADVNIVSGEESLTLYQFNTRTAKHYFCKHCGIYPFHQTRKASNLWRANVGCLEGVDPYALEASVADGASLSVLEDA; encoded by the coding sequence ATGACCGAAAAACTCTACAAAGGCTCCTGCCACTGCGGCGCCGTCCGTTTTGAAGTACGTACGGCGCTGACGCCGGCCGGACGCTGCAACTGCAGCCTGTGCCGCCGCAAGGGCGCGCTGATGACGCCGATGATCGACGTCGCCGACGTCAATATAGTCAGCGGCGAAGAGTCGCTGACGCTCTACCAGTTCAATACGCGCACGGCGAAACACTATTTCTGCAAGCACTGCGGCATCTATCCGTTCCATCAGACCCGCAAGGCGTCCAATCTCTGGCGCGCCAACGTAGGCTGCCTCGAAGGCGTCGACCCGTATGCACTGGAAGCCTCCGTGGCCGACGGCGCCAGTTTGTCGGTGCTGGAGGACGCATGA
- a CDS encoding copper resistance protein B, protein MNAALAQSHTSHDSHDGHGASASPAAITAMDAVDAMDDHASGSPAPMNHGAMDHGSMKMDSGSAAPADARDPHGYSNGYTLDTGPYARKDISALMMSDMHSFGSFLVDRLERVHTRDGNSIAYDTQGWIGDAYDKFYLKAEGDIERGRVGDSRTELLWSHAITPYWDSQLGLRVDVGSNRPGRNWLAFGVQGLAPYWFEVEATGYVGEQGRTALRLAAEYEVLLTQRWVLQPRVEANLYGKEDPDLGIGRGLSSAAYGMRLRYEFSRQLAPYVGIERNQRFGRTASYVRGAVGNAGETRLVAGLRILF, encoded by the coding sequence ATGAATGCGGCGTTGGCCCAATCGCACACCAGCCATGACAGCCACGATGGCCATGGCGCATCGGCAAGTCCGGCCGCGATCACGGCAATGGACGCCGTGGACGCCATGGACGACCATGCCTCCGGCTCGCCGGCGCCCATGAACCACGGCGCGATGGACCACGGCAGCATGAAGATGGATTCCGGTTCCGCAGCACCGGCAGACGCGCGCGATCCGCATGGCTACTCCAATGGCTACACCCTCGATACGGGGCCTTATGCGCGGAAAGACATCAGCGCCTTGATGATGTCCGACATGCATTCCTTCGGGTCCTTCCTGGTCGATCGCCTGGAACGCGTCCATACCCGCGACGGCAATTCCATCGCGTACGACACCCAAGGCTGGATAGGCGACGCCTACGACAAGTTCTACCTCAAGGCCGAAGGCGATATCGAGCGGGGCCGCGTGGGCGATTCGCGTACCGAATTGCTCTGGAGTCACGCGATCACGCCGTACTGGGACAGCCAGCTGGGTCTGCGTGTGGACGTCGGCAGCAACCGGCCTGGCCGCAACTGGCTCGCTTTCGGCGTCCAGGGTCTGGCGCCTTACTGGTTTGAAGTCGAGGCAACGGGTTACGTCGGCGAGCAAGGCCGTACCGCATTGCGGCTGGCGGCCGAGTATGAGGTGCTGCTGACCCAGCGCTGGGTGCTGCAGCCCCGCGTCGAGGCCAACCTGTACGGAAAGGAAGATCCCGATCTGGGCATCGGACGCGGCTTGTCCAGCGCCGCCTACGGCATGCGCCTGCGTTACGAATTCTCTCGCCAGCTCGCCCCCTACGTCGGGATCGAGCGCAACCAGCGCTTCGGCCGCACCGCCAGCTACGTGCGCGGCGCCGTCGGCAATGCGGGCGAAACCCGGCTCGTGGCCGGCTTGCGCATTCTGTTCTAA
- a CDS encoding cytochrome c biogenesis CcdA family protein translates to MHNFIETPFALLAGLLTIASPCVLPVLPILLGSSVTEPGKTPNRTRPLFIIAGFILSFSAFAMLLGAVSSTVHVAQEALRNTAIALLALSGLLRLWPRPYEWLVAHLQAPLQRMHGTAPKPPKEHAGNTGGFVLGMSLGAVWTPCAGPVLASILVLVVKAQDLGWSALLLLMYAIGAAIPMLAILYGGQYITRHVRAVSRHTQRLQQLFGVLVMLTALAIYLQYDVLITATLSSLFSSSN, encoded by the coding sequence ATGCACAACTTCATCGAAACGCCCTTTGCCCTGCTGGCCGGTCTGCTGACCATCGCCTCGCCGTGCGTACTGCCGGTGCTGCCCATCTTGCTGGGCAGTTCGGTCACGGAACCGGGCAAGACGCCCAACCGCACCCGGCCGCTGTTCATTATCGCCGGCTTCATTCTGAGTTTCTCGGCCTTCGCCATGTTGCTCGGCGCGGTGTCCAGCACCGTTCACGTGGCGCAGGAAGCCTTGCGCAATACCGCCATCGCGCTGCTGGCGCTGTCGGGTCTGCTGCGCCTGTGGCCGCGTCCTTACGAATGGCTGGTGGCGCATTTGCAGGCGCCGCTGCAACGCATGCACGGCACTGCCCCGAAACCGCCGAAAGAACATGCCGGCAACACCGGCGGCTTCGTCCTCGGCATGTCGCTGGGCGCAGTCTGGACGCCCTGCGCCGGTCCGGTGCTGGCCTCGATCCTGGTGCTGGTGGTCAAGGCGCAAGACCTTGGCTGGTCGGCGCTGCTCTTGCTGATGTATGCCATCGGCGCCGCCATTCCCATGCTGGCGATTCTCTATGGCGGACAGTACATCACCCGCCACGTTCGTGCCGTGTCGCGCCACACCCAACGCCTGCAACAGCTGTTCGGCGTGCTGGTGATGCTGACCGCGCTGGCGATCTACCTGCAATACGACGTGCTCATCACCGCCACCCTGTCTTCCCTGTTCTCTTCGTCCAATTGA
- a CDS encoding organic hydroperoxide resistance protein produces MTTIEKVLYTGKTTTTSGGRDGSARSADGRLDIELSSPGSAGKGTNPEQLFAAGWSACFIGAMGLAAAKLQIKLPADLHVDAEVDLGTTAGAYFLQARLNVSLPGIDREVAQALVDAAHETCPYSKATRGNINVDIKLI; encoded by the coding sequence ATGACCACCATCGAAAAAGTCTTGTACACCGGCAAAACCACCACCACTTCCGGCGGCCGCGACGGCTCCGCGCGCAGCGCGGACGGACGTCTCGACATCGAGCTGTCGTCGCCCGGCAGCGCCGGCAAGGGCACCAATCCGGAGCAGCTGTTCGCCGCCGGCTGGTCGGCCTGCTTCATCGGCGCCATGGGCCTGGCCGCCGCCAAGCTGCAGATCAAGCTCCCGGCCGACCTGCACGTGGACGCGGAAGTCGACCTCGGCACTACCGCCGGCGCCTACTTCCTGCAAGCGCGGCTGAACGTCAGCCTGCCCGGCATCGACCGCGAGGTCGCCCAGGCGCTGGTCGACGCCGCCCACGAAACCTGCCCGTACTCGAAAGCCACGCGCGGCAACATCAATGTGGATATCAAGCTGATCTGA
- a CDS encoding thioredoxin family protein, with translation MLSRLKTIAALTVLATATSTAASAGALSKSVAAPEFTGVDKWLNSEPLTMQQLRGKVVLVDFWTYTCINCINTLPYVKSWYQKYKDQGLVVVGVHTPEYPFERSTDNVKTAIKRFGITYPVAQDNRYATWSAYNNQYWPAFYLIDKKGQVVYTHFGEGQYAQTEAAIKNLLAQPQ, from the coding sequence ATGCTCTCCCGACTCAAGACCATCGCCGCACTGACCGTGCTCGCCACCGCAACCTCCACTGCCGCATCGGCCGGCGCACTCAGCAAGAGCGTCGCCGCGCCGGAATTCACCGGCGTCGACAAATGGCTCAACAGCGAACCGCTGACCATGCAGCAACTGCGCGGCAAGGTCGTGCTGGTCGACTTCTGGACCTACACCTGCATCAACTGCATCAACACCCTGCCCTACGTCAAATCCTGGTATCAGAAATACAAGGACCAGGGCCTGGTGGTGGTCGGCGTGCACACGCCGGAATATCCATTCGAGCGCAGCACCGACAACGTCAAGACCGCCATCAAGCGTTTCGGCATCACCTACCCGGTCGCTCAGGACAACCGCTACGCCACCTGGAGCGCCTACAACAATCAGTACTGGCCCGCCTTCTACCTGATCGACAAGAAGGGGCAAGTGGTCTACACGCACTTCGGTGAAGGCCAGTACGCGCAGACCGAAGCCGCCATCAAGAACCTGCTGGCGCAGCCGCAGTAA